The region CAACGCCACTGATGCCCAGGGCTCCGTCCCCCTCCATTATGCCGCTTCAGAGGGAAACAAGGATATCATGGACCTCCTTCTCGAGAAAGGAGCGCAGATTGAGGCAAAAAACAAGCTCAACCTCACCCCCCTTCACATGGCAGTGATGCAGAACAAAAAGGATACTGCCGGGCTTCTTCTCAAGAAGGGCGCCAAGGCTGATGCTAAGGGAGGCTTCGGGGGAGAGACCCCTCTTTACTATGCGGTGCTGAAAGGGAACAGGGACATGGTGCTCTTCCTTCTCTCGAAGGGGGCAAAAGTGAATGCCGCTCAGGAGATGACGGGACAGACGCCTCTCTTTATTGCCGTGTCGGCTAAGAAGAAAGACATGGTGGAGCTCCTGATCGCGAAAGGCGCCGACGTGAACTCGAAAGACAGGATGGGCCTTAGGCCCCTTGATGCCGCTTCGGCCCTGGGTGCCCGCAAGGAAGGCCAGCTTACGATGTGCAGGTCCAACCTTATGAACATAGGTACCGGCCTGGAAATGTATTCATCGGATCACGAGGGGCGTTTCCCCAGGGAGCTGAGGGAGATCACACCCGATTACCTCAAGGCGATACCCTGCTGCCCCTCGGCAGGCAAGGACACTTATTCGCAGCTCTACAGCTCATCGACAAACCCTGACTATTACCAGGTATGCTGTGCCGGCGAAAATCACCGCGGCGCGGGCGTGGCCAAGGATTATCCACGCTACGTCGCGGCAAAGGGAATTGACATGGGGCCCAGGGAAAAGCCCTCCATGACAGCGGAAGAAAAATCAGGTACTGAAATAGCCATAATACTGAAGAAGCATGGTGCAAAAAAAGGCGAGCTTACCTTTCTCACCGGAAAAGGAGGGCTTCCGCCGCAGTTTTCTGCGATGCGGGAAATGGGGCAGGCGACGGGCTGCAAGTCAAACCTGAAAAACATAGGCACTGCCCTTGAAATGTATTCCACCGATAACGAAGGGCGTTATCCAAGGTCGATCAAAGAGGTCACTCCCAACTATCTCAGGCAGCTCCCCACATGCCCTGCGGCAAAGAAAGACACCTACTCGTCAACATACCGGGTGAAAACGAAACCCGATGAGTATCTCCTGTTCTGCAAAGGTGAATATCACCGCAAGGCCGGTTCGAAAAAGGATCATCCCCAGTACAGCTCCAAGGAGGGACTTATTGAGTAGCGAGGCTTTCGAGCTTTTCTTTGAACCGCTTCAGGATATCTTCGGTGGTCACCT is a window of Candidatus Eremiobacterota bacterium DNA encoding:
- a CDS encoding ankyrin repeat domain-containing protein, which translates into the protein MNNAFRPAKPALWPVLIAWCILLILCMDGCAGKKPPETQPPAASPHAAPGLSSAQTDIDKEISSGNLEKVKTLVKRDPGLLTGRDFMGYTPLHMAVADNKKEIVRFLISKGADVNATDAQGSVPLHYAASEGNKDIMDLLLEKGAQIEAKNKLNLTPLHMAVMQNKKDTAGLLLKKGAKADAKGGFGGETPLYYAVLKGNRDMVLFLLSKGAKVNAAQEMTGQTPLFIAVSAKKKDMVELLIAKGADVNSKDRMGLRPLDAASALGARKEGQLTMCRSNLMNIGTGLEMYSSDHEGRFPRELREITPDYLKAIPCCPSAGKDTYSQLYSSSTNPDYYQVCCAGENHRGAGVAKDYPRYVAAKGIDMGPREKPSMTAEEKSGTEIAIILKKHGAKKGELTFLTGKGGLPPQFSAMREMGQATGCKSNLKNIGTALEMYSTDNEGRYPRSIKEVTPNYLRQLPTCPAAKKDTYSSTYRVKTKPDEYLLFCKGEYHRKAGSKKDHPQYSSKEGLIE